Below is a genomic region from candidate division KSB1 bacterium.
ATCAGGAATTGAACAAACCATTTGCGGCAAGCGAGTCGGAAATTGAAAAATATTATAATGACAATCGCCAGACCTTCATCCGCAACGTCAATGAAGTACACGTGCAGCATCTGAAGGTCAACAACAAACAAACGGCGGATTCACTGGTGGCGGCTTTGCGCCAGGGCGGCGATTTTTGGCGCGCGGCGCGGCAATACGCCGGCTATGACAGCTTGGAGATCGACCTTTACTTGACGGAAGCCGAAACCCCGCCGGCGGTGGCAAGCGCAGTTTTTACGATCATGGCTGGAGCGGTTTCACGCCCCATCGAGCTTGATAACGGCTTTCACATTTTCAAGATGGTCGAAAAATTTCCCGCCGGCTCACAGCGGGCACTGGCGCTGGTCCGCGATGAAATCATCGCGAAGATTCAATCCGAAAAACGCCAGGAACGCTACCGGCAATTGCTGGCGCAGCTCAAAAACAGCGCGGCGGTGGAAAGAAATTTCAGTTTATTGGATCACGTCGCCGTGGATTCATTTGCCACGGCGGCCGAACAAAAATAATCGAGGCAGAGGATGCAAAAGATTCATCGGTTTTTCTTTTTGATGGTGGCGCTGTTCATGGCCGGCGCTTTTTTCCCGCCATGCCCGGTTCGGGCGCAGGAAGTGTTGGATCGAATCGTTGCCGTCGTCGACGATCAAATCATTTTGCAGTCGGAATTGCTGCAATACACCTATTCAGTGGCCATGCAGTTCGGCATCGACCCGCGCCAGCAGCCGGAGAAATTCAGAGAATTGCAAAGTGGCGCGCTGGAGAGCTTGATCGCGCAAAAGGTTTTGCTCATCAAGGCCAGAGAAGACAGCGTGACGGTCGAGGCGCGACAGGTTGATCAGGTTTTGGATGAACGCTTGAAGGCCATGACGGAGCAGTTGGGCTCGGAGCAAAAGCTGGAGGAGTATTTCGGCCAGCCGCTGCGCAAAGTCCGCCGGACACTGCGGGAAAACATCGAAGAGGGTTTGCTGGTGCGGAAGCTCCAGCAAACCAAGTTCGGCGAAATGAAAATGTCGCGCCGCGAGGTGGAAGAGTTTTATCAGGCCATGAAAGACAGCCTGCCAAGCGTTAAAGCCGCAGTGCATCTGCGGCATATTTTGTTGAACGTCACCCCGGGCGAGGCCGCGGTTGCGGCGGCGCGAACCAAGATCGACTCCCTTTCAAAGCGCGTGCGCAGCGGCGAGGATTTTGGCACGCTGGCGCGAATGTATTCCGAAGATCCCGGTTCGGCGGCTAGGGGCGGCGAGCTGGGCTTCATCCAGCGCGGCGACTTCGTGCGCGAGTTCGAAGAAGCCGCGTTTGCCTTGCAGCCGGGCGAGATTTCCGGCGTGGTGCGCAGCCAGTTCGGCTTTCACCTTATTCAACTCATCGAGCGCCGCGGCGAAAAAATCAATGCCCGGCATATTTTGATTCGCCTGGCGACCTCGGCGAACGATGAAAAAGAAACCGCCGCGTTCGCCGGCCGCTTGCGTGAAGATATTCTCAGTGGCAAAATCAGCTTCGAGGACGCTGCAAAAAAATATTCCTCGGATCAAACCACCAACGACAAAGGCGGTGACCTCGGCTGGTTTGAAGCGGAGCAACTGCAAGTGCCGGCCTTTCGCGAAGCCGCCCAAACCCTGCAACCGGGCGAAATCTCGCCACCGCTGAAAACACAATACGGCTTTCACCTCGTCCGCCTCGAGGAACGCCGCGACCCGCGCCAGCTTACCCTCGACCAGGACTGGCAGCAAATTCACGAGCTGGCCATGAACGCCAAGGGCGAAAAAATTTTTCAGAATTGGGTGAATGCTTTGAAGAAACAAATGTATATTCGCGTGGCGGGAGGGCAGTGAGCAGAAGCGGTGATGGACGGGTATGGCGTCCCGGTAGAAACACAGCCCACCTTCTGTCTCACGCTCAGATCCCAGCGTACCCCGCGTGCGGCTTTCCAGCACGAGCAGCCTGGCCCGAAACCCTGCTTTGGGGAAAACCGATGACGATAAGTTGTTTTTTCCTGATTTCAGTTTTCTCCGAAATGGACTTTTCGGCCACGCTTCTAGACTCTTTAACGATACTCGCTTCCGCCGTCAGCCAAGAAGAACCCTTTTTGGTTATCACCTGCAGTGAGAGTGGCGTTGCTTGCTGAAGCCAGGAGCAAAGAAGTAAAAAGCTCTTGCGTGCCAGTTTCTTTTGGGTGGGAGGATTTTGCAGGTGAGAAAACAGTTTGAAATCAACTTGTTTAGGGCAATGCTTCCGGCTCATTTTCCAGCGGCAGCTCATAACACGCCGCCTCGCGGTCGTTGCGCACGAGCAGAAATTTTCCGGCGAGCGCGGGGTTGTTCCAGGTTTTGCTGTTCAGCGCGGCAAAACGGGCCAGCTCATGATGCGCCTCCGGATTTGCTTCAACCAAAACCACGTCGCCGGACTCGGCTTGAATCAACAGCAGATCATCGACGCCGATCATTTGTCCATGACCGTAGCGCCCGGCCTTCCACTTGCGCTCGCCGTCAGTGAGATCGAGGCACACCAGAATGCCGTCATCGAGTCCGTAAATGTATCCGTCGCGATGAACGACGTTGGTGAATTTGGCTTTGAGCCGGTTCGTCTGCCAAATCAAATCGGCACGCAAAGCGTTGCCCTTGCCGCGCTGAATATGGAACAGCTTGCAGCCGATGCCGTAACCGCTCGACACAAAAACGCGATCATCGGGCAGCGGCACCGGCTGGGCAACGCATTCGCTGCCGCTGGGCCAGGCGTGCTGCCAAAGAATTTGCCCGGAGGCCGGATCGTGCGCAACGACGTTGTTCTGGTTAAAAATGAGAATTTGCCGGATGCCGGCCAGCGTGGTGATCAGCGGCGAGCTGTAGGCTGTCCGGTCACTGCCACCGTTCCAAATTTTTGCGCCGCTGTCGCGGTGATAAGCCGCCAGCGACTTGCCGTCCCGGCCGCCGGCGTTTATCACCACCAAGCTGTCGATGACCAGCGGCGAGCCGCTCATGCCCCAAGTGTTGATTTGAGAATCGTTGTCATCAATAATATTTTTCGACCACAGGCGTTGGCCGGTTTTCAAATCGAGACAATTGAGCATACCGGTTCCGCCCAACGTGTAAACGCGATTTCCCGAAATCGTCGGCGTCGCGCGCGGACCGTCGCCGGTGACGGCGGAGATATAGCCCGTGCTGTCGCCGTGGCGCCATTTGACGCGGCCGGTTTTCAAATCATA
It encodes:
- a CDS encoding peptidyl-prolyl cis-trans isomerase, with the protein product MRQKDVLNKVRKNKKILAAVLICFHFAACEKPQPPPETAVARVGSASLTVSDILNDIPHEFRRRLNKNELQDYVVRWIDSQILYQEAQKRLLHQSEYVRREMCRLERELAVNALLDQELNKPFAASESEIEKYYNDNRQTFIRNVNEVHVQHLKVNNKQTADSLVAALRQGGDFWRAARQYAGYDSLEIDLYLTEAETPPAVASAVFTIMAGAVSRPIELDNGFHIFKMVEKFPAGSQRALALVRDEIIAKIQSEKRQERYRQLLAQLKNSAAVERNFSLLDHVAVDSFATAAEQK
- a CDS encoding peptidylprolyl isomerase, with product MQKIHRFFFLMVALFMAGAFFPPCPVRAQEVLDRIVAVVDDQIILQSELLQYTYSVAMQFGIDPRQQPEKFRELQSGALESLIAQKVLLIKAREDSVTVEARQVDQVLDERLKAMTEQLGSEQKLEEYFGQPLRKVRRTLRENIEEGLLVRKLQQTKFGEMKMSRREVEEFYQAMKDSLPSVKAAVHLRHILLNVTPGEAAVAAARTKIDSLSKRVRSGEDFGTLARMYSEDPGSAARGGELGFIQRGDFVREFEEAAFALQPGEISGVVRSQFGFHLIQLIERRGEKINARHILIRLATSANDEKETAAFAGRLREDILSGKISFEDAAKKYSSDQTTNDKGGDLGWFEAEQLQVPAFREAAQTLQPGEISPPLKTQYGFHLVRLEERRDPRQLTLDQDWQQIHELAMNAKGEKIFQNWVNALKKQMYIRVAGGQ
- a CDS encoding PQQ-like beta-propeller repeat protein: MSTNSFSITDRRPRWWPAFAIAGFTLVTVISIWTADFSSRQMQVQWTLQSLILAILLLLVWLLFFSRLSWKMRLISAGAVMVMLGLIPALFRMRGVSGDILPILEWRWAKHTVEALPPSFSSAADTMAAIMPESEPILPQAAAPAQHAPEPAMPAKKKSADRLSQDYPQFLGPNRDAKVSGVKLRRDWSKHPPQRRWRQPIGAGWSAFAVAGNLAITQEQRGAEELVVAYDLKTGRVKWRHGDSTGYISAVTGDGPRATPTISGNRVYTLGGTGMLNCLDLKTGQRLWSKNIIDDNDSQINTWGMSGSPLVIDSLVVINAGGRDGKSLAAYHRDSGAKIWNGGSDRTAYSSPLITTLAGIRQILIFNQNNVVAHDPASGQILWQHAWPSGSECVAQPVPLPDDRVFVSSGYGIGCKLFHIQRGKGNALRADLIWQTNRLKAKFTNVVHRDGYIYGLDDGILVCLDLTDGERKWKAGRYGHGQMIGVDDLLLIQAESGDVVLVEANPEAHHELARFAALNSKTWNNPALAGKFLLVRNDREAACYELPLENEPEALP